TCGTAGCCCGGGTGCTGGCTGCGCCAGCCTGTTCCCGACACGGACGTGTGGATGATCTGGCGGATGCCGGCTCGCTTGGCCGCAGTGGCGATGTTGCCGGCCTGGCGCTGTTCGGCGCCGGGATCGGCGGGGTCAACGCCTGCTAGCTGAACGGAGAACACGACGTCGTGTCCGGCGCTGGCAGCCTCCAGGGACGCAAGGTCTTCGAGGTTCCCGGTCGCGAGGGCAACGCCCTGCCGAGCGAGCGCTTGTGCCGCCGCCGATTCGGGATTCCGCACGAACGCCGTCACCGAGTGACCTCCGCGAAGTAGCGCCTGGACAACAGCGCCCCCCTGCATTCCGGTTGCCCCGGTAACCAGCACTCTGGTCTTTTTGTCTTCAGTCACTTCAAAGTCCTACTTTCGGTTGATCTCGTTCAGACAGCTCGGGGCGCGAAGAACCCACTTAAAACACCAGTACGGGTCGCCCCCGCACCCCGCCCTCTTCGACGAGCCGCTGTGCTTCGGCGACCTGGTCGATCGGGTACGTCCCGGCGACGCGGAGCCGGAGCTCCCCGGACTCGGCCTGGTCACGCAGTTTCGTCAGGGCTGCCGTGTCCCGCATGCGGTCGTATACAGAGACGAACGACCAGCGCACGCCCCGGTCGGTGTCGCCGGTATACCCCTTGAACGTCGCGATCCCGCCGCCGTCGCGCACTGCCCCGGCCACCGCCGCGTCCATCGACCCGCCGTCGATGACCCCGTCCGCACCCTCGGGGCGCAGCCGGCGCACCCCGTCGACGAATCCGTCCCCACGCGGGACCACGTGATCGGCGCCCAGGCTCGAGACGAGGTCACGGTCCTTGTCCGCCGCATCGGCGATGATCGTCAGCCCGGCCGCCTTGGCCAGCTGCACGGCGTAACCACCGATCCCGCCGGCGGCACCGGTCACCGCCACCGTCGCTCCCGCGGGCAGGCCCAGCGCGTCCAAGCCCATCTGCGCGGTCAGCGCGGCCATCAGCAGAGTCGAGGCCGCCGTCAGGTCGACCCCCTTCGGGGCACGGACCACCGACTCCACCGGCACGACCACGTACTCCGCCTGCCCGCCCAGGTCCAGCTTCGGTTCCGTCACCGCGATCACCTCGGCGCCGAGGGTCAGCTCCGGACGAGCGCCCTCTCCGACCTCATCGATCGTCCCGGCGACCTCCCAGCCCACGACATAGACCTCCGAGGGCGGGTTCGCCTCGGGGTCGTATTTGGCAGAGATCCCGCGCCGAATGTTGGCGTCGGCCGGGTGGACTGCGGCGGCGGCCACCTTGATCCGCACTTTGCCCGGTCCCGCGTGCGGTTCGGGCAGGTCCAGCACCCGCATGACCTCACGGCCGCCGAACTCGGTGAAACCTACGGCTTTCACTGGGATACCTCGCTGACGAATCGCGCATTCCACAACCCGAGACGCTAATGTTCCGGGTATGTAGCGGACAGTAACACCCGGATAGACTCGATACAAGACGGTCCCAGTGCACGAGGAGAGCAGACATGTCCGAACCCGGCGCGCAACTGCGACGGCCCCCCGGCGTCTCCGGTCCGCCACGCGATCCCGCCCGGGACGCCAAGATCCTGCGCGCGGCAACGGAGCTTCTCGCCGAGGGCGGCTACCCGGCCTTAACGATGGACAAGGCCGCGGCCCGAGCCGGGGTGGGCAAGGCGACTGTGTATCGACGCTGGCAGTCCCGCGCCGAACTCGCCGCGGAAGCCCTCGGCAACGCGGGGCTCACCGACGACGTCGTGCCGGTCATCATCGGGAGCGGGCAGTTGCGAGAGGAACTCAACGCCACGCTGGTCAGCGCCATCGGGAGCCAGGACACTTCTCGGGTCGACCTGGTCTCGGCCCTGCTGGACACGGCTCGCCAGGAGCCGGAGCTGTGCAGCCTCATCCGAGTGCGCTACGTCGAATCCTTGCACCAGGCTCTCGCAGGTGTGCTGGACCACGCGGTGCAGCGTGGCGACCTGCCCGCCCGACCGAACCTCCCGCAGGATGGAAACGCGATCGCGGTCTCCGCCGCCATCGCCCTTCTCGTCCACTGGGGAGTCGTCCACGATCGCCCGATCAGTAGCGATGACATCGCACAGATCGTCGACGGCGTTCTCATGCCCCTGCTCCGATAACGTCCCGCGGCTGCGGACTCGACCGCCGCCGCCATCACGGTTCGCATCACCAGGGGCGGCTTCCGGGCTGACCGCCGGGACCGCCCAACGGCGGTGCAAGTTCTAGAGAAAACTGTCAGTAAAATGTCAAAAACCCACCCGGATGAGGTGGGCCTGACGGCGTTTCCGCTGGTAGCTGCTCCCCCGACTGGACTCGAACCAGTAACCCTTCGATTAACAGTCGAATGCTCTGCCAATTGAGCTACGGGGGAATACTCCGGCCTGCGCCACCTCTCGGCGACGTGCCTGGGCAAGCCTACAACATGCCGGTTGGTGCTCGCCGACACCGGTCACCCACCCGGCGGTGGCCACCACGAGGGAACCACAGGGCTGCACCGGTTTGGTAGGACGGGTGTGGGATAGACACCCGTCGGGCATCACTTGGGAACTACTGGCAACCACCCGGAAGCCGACTTCAGGAGTCGACATGCGCAACAAGCTGCTCTTCCTCACCGGTGTTGGCATCGGCTACGTGCTGGGCACGAAGGCAGGCCGTGAGCGGTACGAGCAGATCCGCCGCACCGCCGCCAAGGTCAAGGAGAACCCGACCGTGCAGGAAGCGGCCGGCGCGATCCAGGCCCAGGCCGGTGGCCTGGTCACCAGCGCGAAGGACATCGCGAACGACAAGCTGGGGAACACCGCGATCGGCGCCAAGGTGAACAGCCTGCTCGGCTCGTCGTCGAGCCCGTCGCCGACCGTGACTGCGGGCCCGGCGACCGGTACGCCGTCGGCTAGCACGCCGCGGCCGGCCGGCTCGAACGGCGCCATCAGCTAAGGCCGCACCACGACGAGGGCCCAGCCGTAAGACGGCTGGGCCCTCGTGGTGTTCCCACGGAAAGCGACGACTTTTGGGCCTCTAACGCGCCGTTAGAGGCCCAAAAGTCGTCAATCCGCGACGACCCTGACAGGGACGGGCGGCGCGAGCCAAGCGGACGGCCCGCCCCGAACGGACGGCCCGCCGAGAGGCCCACCCGGACGGACGGCGCACCCCGGGACGCCCGGCCCACCCCCGGGCTCACGGCCCACCCCCGGACGCACAGCCCGCCCCGGACGGACGGCCCGGCGAGAGGCCCGCCCCGGACGGACGGCGCGCCCCTAAGGCGCCCCGCCCAAAACCGCCCGCCCAAAAACCGCCCCGCCCAAGAACCGCCTCCTCAGCGCCCCGAGGTGAACGCCGCGTCGAACGAGGCCTCCGGCGGCTCGATCGCCACCAGCTTCCGCACGAACGCCAACGCATCCGGCGCCCCGACGAGGCGATCCATCCCGGCGTCTTCCCACTCGATCGAAATCGGCCCGGAGTACCCGATCGAGTTCAGCATCCGGAACACCGGTTCCCACGGGACGTCCCCGTGCCCCGTCGACACGAAGTCCCAGCCGCGCCGCGGGTCACCCCACGGCAGGTGCGACCCGAGACGCCCGTTCCGCCCATTGAACTGCTTCACCGACTCCTTGCAGTCCACGTGATAGATCCGATCCTTGAAGTCCCAGAGGAACCCGACCGGATCCAAGTCCTGCCAGACGAAGTGCGACGGATCGAAGTTCAGCCCGAACGCCGGCCGGTGGTCCACGGCCTCCAACGCTCGCACCGTCGACCAGTAGTCATAGGCGATCTCCGAGGGGTGTACCTCGTGGGCGAAGCGCACCCCCTCGGCGTCGAACACGTCGAGGATCGGGTTCCATCGATCAGCGAAGTCCTGATACCCGCGATCGATCATCGACTGCGGCACCGGCGGGAACATCGCCACCGTGTGCCAGATCGAGGACCCGGTGAACCCGACGACGGTGTCCACCCCCAAGGCCCGGGCGGCCCGCGCCGTGTCCTTCAATGCGGAAGCGGCCCGAGAACGCACCCCTTCGGGGTCTCCGTCTCCCCAGATCGCCGGCGACACGATCGCCTGGTGACGCTCGTCGATCGGGTGATCACAGACTGCCTGCCCGGTCAGGTGGTTCGAGATCGCCCAGACCTGCAGCCCGTACCGCTTCAGGATCTCCCGCCGGGAGGCTACGTACGACGGGTCGGAAACCGCCAGGCTGACGTCGAAATGGTCACCCCAGCACGCGATCTCGAGCCCGTCGTACCCCCATCCGGACGCGAGCTTGCACACCTCCTCGAACGGCAAATCCGCCCACTGACCGGTGAACAGCGTCACGGGCCTCGGCATGTCAGACCACCACCCATCCAGAACCAGACTCGGCGCTCAACGAGACCGCCGCCAGGACCTTCTGCACCTGCAGCCCATCGGCGAACGAGGGCGACGGATCAGCATCCTCGGCAACAGCCACCAGGAAATCCCGGAACTCGTGCGTGAACGTGTGCTCGTACCCCAGCGGGTGCCCGGGCGGCCACCATGCCCCCAGGTACGGGTGCTCCGGTTCGGTCACCAGCACCCGGCGGTAGCCCGCCTCCTCGGCGGGCTGAGAGCCGTCGAAGAACAGCAGCTCGTTCATCCGCTCGAAGTCGAACCGGATGCCGCCGTCCGACCCGTAGATTTCCAGCTGCATCGCGTTTTTCCGCCCGGTCGCGAACCGCGTCGCCTCGAACGTCGCGATGCCGCCGCCCACGAACCGGCCGAAGAACACGGCCGCGTCATCCACGGTCACCTCGCCGACGCCGGAGCCCCCGACCGCCGCCGACAACCCTGAGCCGCCGGAGAGCGGACGGGACCGCACGAACGTCTCGGTCAACCCGCTGACCCCGGACAACACGTCACCGACGACGAACTGCGCCGCGTCGACGATGTGCGCCGCGATGTCACCGAGCGCCCCGGACCCCGCCCGCTCCTTCTGCATCCGCCAGGTCAGCGGCGCCGACGGGTCGACGAGCCAGTCTTGCTGGTAAGCGGCACGGACATG
This Cryptosporangium aurantiacum DNA region includes the following protein-coding sequences:
- a CDS encoding NADP-dependent oxidoreductase, which produces MKAVGFTEFGGREVMRVLDLPEPHAGPGKVRIKVAAAAVHPADANIRRGISAKYDPEANPPSEVYVVGWEVAGTIDEVGEGARPELTLGAEVIAVTEPKLDLGGQAEYVVVPVESVVRAPKGVDLTAASTLLMAALTAQMGLDALGLPAGATVAVTGAAGGIGGYAVQLAKAAGLTIIADAADKDRDLVSSLGADHVVPRGDGFVDGVRRLRPEGADGVIDGGSMDAAVAGAVRDGGGIATFKGYTGDTDRGVRWSFVSVYDRMRDTAALTKLRDQAESGELRLRVAGTYPIDQVAEAQRLVEEGGVRGRPVLVF
- a CDS encoding TetR/AcrR family transcriptional regulator, with amino-acid sequence MSEPGAQLRRPPGVSGPPRDPARDAKILRAATELLAEGGYPALTMDKAAARAGVGKATVYRRWQSRAELAAEALGNAGLTDDVVPVIIGSGQLREELNATLVSAIGSQDTSRVDLVSALLDTARQEPELCSLIRVRYVESLHQALAGVLDHAVQRGDLPARPNLPQDGNAIAVSAAIALLVHWGVVHDRPISSDDIAQIVDGVLMPLLR
- a CDS encoding sugar phosphate isomerase/epimerase family protein, which translates into the protein MPRPVTLFTGQWADLPFEEVCKLASGWGYDGLEIACWGDHFDVSLAVSDPSYVASRREILKRYGLQVWAISNHLTGQAVCDHPIDERHQAIVSPAIWGDGDPEGVRSRAASALKDTARAARALGVDTVVGFTGSSIWHTVAMFPPVPQSMIDRGYQDFADRWNPILDVFDAEGVRFAHEVHPSEIAYDYWSTVRALEAVDHRPAFGLNFDPSHFVWQDLDPVGFLWDFKDRIYHVDCKESVKQFNGRNGRLGSHLPWGDPRRGWDFVSTGHGDVPWEPVFRMLNSIGYSGPISIEWEDAGMDRLVGAPDALAFVRKLVAIEPPEASFDAAFTSGR
- a CDS encoding Gfo/Idh/MocA family protein, with translation MVGYAFMGAVHSQAWRTVGHVFDLPVEVRMAAIGGRDPVAVKAAADRHGWSAAETDWRTLIARDDVQIVDICTPGDTHASIAIEALRAGKHVICEKPLANTVSEASAMAEAAAEAATRGVRSMVAFNYRRVPALAYARSLVKAGRIGTLRHVRAAYQQDWLVDPSAPLTWRMQKERAGSGALGDIAAHIVDAAQFVVGDVLSGVSGLTETFVRSRPLSGGSGLSAAVGGSGVGEVTVDDAAVFFGRFVGGGIATFEATRFATGRKNAMQLEIYGSDGGIRFDFERMNELLFFDGSQPAEEAGYRRVLVTEPEHPYLGAWWPPGHPLGYEHTFTHEFRDFLVAVAEDADPSPSFADGLQVQKVLAAVSLSAESGSGWVVV